The Podospora bellae-mahoneyi strain CBS 112042 chromosome 7, whole genome shotgun sequence genomic sequence TCAATCTCCCAAGACCTCGCACAAGTGTGTTCCATCGTCTCTAGCGCAAGTTTTCCCGATACGAGATACGATGCGGCGCCGGGGCCACACCAAATCCCGGCGTGGCTGTGTGCAATGGTAAGGACAACGCCACTTGTCGATTTTTGACGATGGACAATTACCTAACTGAAGGCTGGGACTAGTAAATTGCGGCATGTGAAGGTGAGTGTCTGGTAACTTCTCAGCGAATTTTCGTTGATGAGAATGATGAATTAACCTCGATCGGTCTTCGAAGTGTGACGAAGGCCGTCCAGCATGCTCACTTTGTACCGTTTCGGCAAGGCAATGCAGCTTCATATTCGAAGCCCCGGCAGATAGCCCTTCTTCAAGTTCGTTGTCTCGACGTCGCAGTCTCGCCGGGATTTCAACGTCCAGTGTCACCCCCCGGGAGACCTCCACACTTCTGTCTGATACAAGCCGGGCCTTATGCAGCCCAGCCCCCGAGGGGTTGCTCAATCTCCGTCATATTTACCTCTTGGTTCACCTGACATCCTCAAAGGACATCTTCGACTTCGGGGCCACCCCTCATCGGGCGTCCGAGAATTCAGCAGCTCTCGCTCTGGCCTTGCAAAAGGGTCTTCAGGACACCTATCTCCTCTAGCAACTCCTTGCCTTTTCAGCTCGCCACCTTGCCTGCCTACATCCTTCTCAATCAGAAACCTACCTCGAGCAAGCCATAGCTCTGCAGACGCATGGCGTCTCTCTGTTCAACGTTGCCCAGCTATCCCAAGTCGACCGGTCCAACTGCGTGAGCTTTCTCATCTACTCTGGCATCCTCGGACATCACCTATTGGCTGATGCTCTCTCTTTCCGAGATCAACCGATCGATGAGTTCCTCGCCGAGTACGCCTGGTGTGCGCGCCTTCATCGTGGAGTGAGGACGATAGCTGCATCATCCTGGCCTCTGCTGATGGAGTCGGAGCTCACTGGGATGCTGTCTTGGAGTCAGGAGTATTTGCTTCGAAAACCGACTGGGCAGGAGTGCTCTCGAATCAGAGTGATGGTTGCCGCATCAGCATCGTTGACCGGGGGCGAAAGACAGGCGTGCATGGAGGCGATCAATTTCCTTCAGGTTGGGTTCGATTCAGTACTGTCTGCCGACTGGGAGGAGCTTGGGAAAGAGGCCGGAAGCAAGGGGAACAAGCACCAGATGACTTACTCGTggtctgtggtggtggccccCGAGTTCAtggcgttgttggtggaCAAGCGACCCGAgtcgctggtggtgttgggttaTTTTTGTGTGCTGCTGCATTATGCGAGGGAGACTTGGCAGATAAGAGACGCGGGAAGGTATGTTTTCGAGATGGTCGAGCAGTGTCTTGGTGAGGCTTGGAGGTGTTGGCTTGACTGGCCTCGAAGGATGATTGCAAGCGATTAGCCGCCATCGTGATTGACAGAATGCGGAAGCGCAGATTGTGTCAGCATCTTTTGGGTTCTAGGCAACTGCATGGTTCGACTGCTGCAGTTCTTGTGGTAATTGTTGTCTGCTGAGCAAGACTGGATGTAACTGTTGTTAACTCCGAAGATGCCATCCAAAGATCGCCGCATCCTGCACGGCAGGTGGTAGCCGCCATGACCCCGCTGTCAGCAACTCATTAGTAATGAAAGCAAGCAACTACCAATGAGCCGATTTGTCATTTGGGAAGAGAataacaaaaaaaagtaCCATGCACTGTCTTCTCTGGTGCGTGATCACAAGTTGTCGATAGATGGGAATAGCCACCTTGGACACTCGCAGACTTGGCCTCATTGATATAAAGAGGACATATATCGACAGTTAAGTCGAACtgatctcatcatcacacgCTGTCAACATCAGCTTTTTTTTGCCGATATATTCATTCACTCGAAGCTTCATTCGCACCATTTCCCCAATCACCATGGCACCTCAATACAACGCCGAAACGACCGGCTCCGAATTGGTCACCGAATTTGCCGCCCAGATCAAAGGCAAGGTTATTCTCACTACTGGCGTCTCGCCCAAATCTTTGGGGGCACAATTCGTTCAGCTTATCGCGGAAGCTGAACCCGCTCTTCTCATCTTGACCGGCCGCAATACGACCAAGTCGCAACAGACTGCCGAGGTCGTTGCCAAGGCTCACCCCAATGTCAAGACACGGGTTTTGAAGCTGGACCTGGGCTCCCTGGCCTCAGTCCGGGAGGGTGCTGCCGAGGTCAATTCCTGGGACGACGTGCCGCACATCGATGTCCTTGTCAACAATGCCGGAATCATGGCTGTTCCATTCGCACTGACTGCAGATGGTTATGAAAGTCAATACGCTACCAATCATCTGGGCCACTTTTTGTTTACCAACCTGATCATTGATAAGCTCCTCAAGAGCAGCGAACCCAGACTTGTCAGCGTGAGCAGTGATGCCCATCGTTTCAGTCCTGTCAGGTTTGACGACAATGACTTCCATGTGAGTGCTTCCCACCAGAAGTCGAAAAGCGGACCGGCATGCTAAGGTATCTATGCTCGACAGCGTGGCGAGAACTACAACAAGTGGATTGCATACGGCCAAGCCAAAACAGCCAACATGCTCATGGCTTTATCGTTTGCCGAGAAGTTGGGAAAGAAGGGGCTGGTAGCTGTGAGCTTGCACCCTGGCGTCATCGGTACCAACCTGGGAGATGCTGTCGATTGGACgggcggtgatgttgccTTGTTGAGTATGTCTTCTCGGTTGTCTCTGAGCGGTGTATTGAGCCAAAATCAAAATCAAAGCTAACCATGGAAAAATCAGATTCTGTTGATAAGACCTTGGGAAACCGGGAAGCATGGGAGGACGGTCTGAAGTGGAAGACACATGATCAGGGCGTGGCCACCCATGTCTTTGCTGCCTTCCACCCCAGCTTGAAAGACCACAACGGTGCTTACCTTCAGGACGCGCATGTTGCCGATCCCTGGACCGAGACCGTGAAGCCCTGGGGCACAAGCCCGGTGGAGGCTGAGAGGCTTTGGAAGCTGAGCGAGAAGCAAGTCGGACAGGAGTTCACATACAACTGAAGTTGGTATGGGGCCTCCACGGCCTCCAACAGTAGGCAGTCGAACAGAAGCGGTTGGAACGTGATGCCGGAGATAATTTAGGTTGAATGTAACCTCGGTGACAGGGTGGGCAACAGAAGGAGCTGAATAAATGCCCATAGTAGGATAATGATCAGCTTCTGTGGCGACGTCAGACTATATGGTATGCTATAGAGTTGGTGAGTTCGGCCTGTTTCCTTTCTAGAATCAAGAAGTTCTGCTATGGAAAGCTAGAATCCTCCCCTGGATGCATCCTTTCTTGCGCGCCAAACGGGCGTCGACTTCCTCTTCAGGAGGTGATTGAGTGTGCCGAGCAGTACCTGGACAGGTTTTGTTCCTGCCACAAGGTAGCAGAGCGACGTCAACTCTTTCCTATTCATCAATGCGGGCTGCAGGGTTGGCCACAGGTTTGATCGTGCCTTACATTTTTAAATGAAGTGTTCCAGATGTTACCTCTGTGTTGAGATTTTTGCCTTGGGCGTCCCATTTCGCCCCCGTTATCCACCCCTGCCTGACACGTCCCAGCCCGTACTACGTTTACATCCAGGAGAATCACCGTTACTGCCTACCGGATAAAGTGTGGACCACTCATCATCGACGTGTACATTTCCCCTTCAGTCGATATTCCTTTGGCTATCAAACACTCTCAGAGATAACCGATCAATGTCCTGGTGTGCCAGGCTTTTCTATTGATCGGTATATAGTGAGCAGCCAGTaaaatatcg encodes the following:
- a CDS encoding hypothetical protein (EggNog:ENOG503P23Y), with amino-acid sequence MRRRGHTKSRRGCVQCSLSRRRSLAGISTSSVTPRETSTLLSDTSRALCSPAPEGLLNLRHIYLLQAIALQTHGVSLFNVAQLSQVDRSNCVSFLIYSGILGHHLLADALSFRDQPIDEFLAEYAWCARLHRGVRTIAASSWPLLMESELTGMLSWSQEYLLRKPTGQECSRIRVMVAASASLTGGERQACMEAINFLQVGFDSVLSADWEELGKEAGSKGNKHQMTYSWSVVVAPEFMALLVDKRPESLVVLGYFCVLLHYARETWQIRDAGRYVFEMVEQCLGEAWRCWLDWPRRMIASD
- a CDS encoding hypothetical protein (EggNog:ENOG503P2NY; COG:Q) codes for the protein MAPQYNAETTGSELVTEFAAQIKGKVILTTGVSPKSLGAQFVQLIAEAEPALLILTGRNTTKSQQTAEVVAKAHPNVKTRVLKLDLGSLASVREGAAEVNSWDDVPHIDVLVNNAGIMAVPFALTADGYESQYATNHLGHFLFTNLIIDKLLKSSEPRLVSVSSDAHRFSPVRFDDNDFHRGENYNKWIAYGQAKTANMLMALSFAEKLGKKGLVAVSLHPGVIGTNLGDAVDWTGGDVALLNSVDKTLGNREAWEDGLKWKTHDQGVATHVFAAFHPSLKDHNGAYLQDAHVADPWTETVKPWGTSPVEAERLWKLSEKQVGQEFTYN